Proteins encoded by one window of Azospirillum brasilense:
- a CDS encoding DoxX family protein: protein MTANTAAIDTRTAPYAAFLLRVSLGLLFIAHGLILKVFTFGIAGTVGYFESLGYPGLFAYLVILGEIGGGLLLVAGVFTRWISLSLLPILIGATLQHTGNGWVFSAQGGGWEFPVFWTVLLGVQALLGDGAFALKLPTAGRDTLQSRLA from the coding sequence ATGACCGCCAACACCGCCGCCATCGACACCCGCACCGCCCCCTACGCCGCCTTCCTGCTGCGCGTCAGCCTGGGCCTTCTGTTCATCGCCCACGGCCTGATCCTGAAGGTCTTCACCTTCGGCATCGCCGGCACGGTCGGCTACTTCGAGAGCCTCGGCTACCCCGGCCTCTTCGCCTATCTGGTCATCCTCGGCGAGATCGGCGGCGGCCTGCTGCTGGTGGCCGGCGTCTTCACCCGCTGGATTTCGCTGTCCCTGCTGCCGATCCTGATCGGCGCGACGCTCCAGCACACCGGCAACGGCTGGGTCTTCTCGGCCCAGGGCGGCGGCTGGGAGTTCCCGGTGTTCTGGACGGTGCTGCTCGGCGTGCAGGCCCTGCTCGGCGACGGCGCCTTCGCCCTGAAGCTGCCGACCGCCGGCCGCGACACCCTTCAGAGCCGGCTGGCCTGA
- a CDS encoding TldD/PmbA family protein: protein MPVSTTSQPDVLTLLDDLIRKAKGAGADSADAVLFDSASLSLSQRFGKTEKLERSESGDLGLRVFIGKRQAIVSSTDRSAKALDELVERAVAMARVVPEDPFCGLADPEQIYTTLPDLDVCDPSEPSAELLIERARIAEEAALAVEGVTNSEGADAGWSRSTIAIAASNGFTGRYGVSRQSLSASVLAGTGTGMERDYDYDSKVYGSDLRDPASIGREAGERAIRRLNPRRVKSCKVPVVFDPRVSRGLLGHLTGSISGPSIARGTSFLKDKMGQRIFAAGITIVDDPHVKRGLRSRPFDAEGIATTRRNLIEDGHLTTWLLDLRSARQLGLSTTGHAARGTSGPPGPAPANVYMAPGAKSREELLAEIPNGFYVTELMGTGVNGVTGDYSRGAAGYWIENGQIAYPVTELTIAGNLKEMFLNLEPASDLELRFGMDAPTIRIDGLTIAGQ, encoded by the coding sequence ATGCCCGTTTCGACCACCTCGCAACCTGACGTGCTGACCCTGCTGGACGATCTGATCCGCAAGGCGAAGGGCGCCGGGGCCGACTCCGCCGACGCCGTGCTGTTCGACAGCGCCTCCCTGTCGCTGAGCCAGCGTTTCGGCAAGACGGAGAAGCTGGAGCGGTCCGAGTCGGGCGATCTGGGGCTGCGCGTTTTCATCGGCAAGCGGCAGGCCATCGTCTCCTCCACCGACCGCAGCGCCAAGGCGCTGGACGAGCTGGTGGAGCGCGCCGTCGCCATGGCCCGCGTGGTGCCGGAGGACCCCTTCTGCGGCCTCGCCGACCCGGAGCAGATCTACACCACCCTCCCCGACCTCGACGTCTGCGACCCGTCGGAGCCGTCGGCGGAGTTGCTGATCGAGCGCGCCCGCATCGCCGAGGAGGCCGCGCTGGCCGTCGAGGGCGTCACCAACTCCGAAGGCGCCGACGCCGGGTGGAGCCGCTCCACCATCGCCATCGCCGCGTCCAACGGCTTCACCGGCCGCTACGGCGTGTCGCGGCAGTCGCTGTCGGCCTCGGTGCTCGCCGGGACGGGCACGGGGATGGAGCGCGACTATGACTATGACAGCAAGGTCTACGGCTCCGACCTGCGCGACCCGGCGTCGATCGGCCGCGAGGCCGGCGAGCGGGCCATCCGCCGCCTGAACCCGCGCCGGGTCAAGAGCTGCAAGGTGCCGGTGGTGTTCGACCCCCGTGTCTCCCGCGGGCTGCTGGGGCATCTGACCGGCTCGATCAGCGGGCCGAGCATCGCGCGGGGCACCAGCTTCCTCAAGGACAAGATGGGGCAGCGGATTTTCGCCGCCGGCATCACCATCGTCGACGACCCGCATGTGAAGCGCGGCCTGCGCTCCCGCCCCTTCGACGCGGAGGGCATCGCCACCACCCGCCGCAACCTGATCGAGGACGGGCACCTGACCACCTGGCTGCTCGACCTGCGCTCGGCCCGCCAGCTCGGCCTGTCGACGACCGGCCACGCGGCGCGCGGCACCTCCGGCCCGCCGGGCCCGGCCCCGGCCAACGTCTACATGGCCCCGGGCGCCAAGAGCCGCGAGGAGCTGCTGGCCGAGATCCCCAACGGCTTCTACGTGACGGAGCTGATGGGCACCGGCGTCAACGGGGTGACCGGCGACTACAGCCGGGGTGCCGCGGGCTATTGGATCGAGAACGGGCAGATCGCCTACCCGGTCACCGAACTGACCATCGCCGGCAACCTCAAGGAGATGTTCCTGAACCTGGAACCGGCGAGCGACCTGGAACTGCGCTTCGGCATGGACGCCCCGACCATCCGCATCGACGGGCTGACCATCGCGGGCCAATGA
- a CDS encoding anti-virulence regulator CigR family protein: protein MRRRNGRAALALLAVLSITGPALADKPDWAGGPGGGHGKPQGGPSYESRGHDSKGRASGGSVSRGDVTIIRDYFVAHPVGVTSLPPGIAKKLARGKPLPPGIAKKVAPVELRQRVPVCMNGWECILAGADMLILDAVHGTIADIVRGVVR from the coding sequence ATGCGGCGCCGCAACGGGCGCGCCGCGCTGGCGCTTCTGGCGGTGCTGTCCATCACCGGCCCGGCGCTGGCGGACAAGCCCGACTGGGCCGGTGGTCCCGGCGGAGGGCACGGCAAGCCGCAGGGGGGGCCGTCCTACGAATCCCGGGGGCACGACTCCAAAGGGCGCGCCTCCGGAGGGTCGGTGTCCCGCGGCGATGTGACGATCATCCGCGACTATTTCGTCGCCCATCCGGTCGGGGTGACGTCCCTGCCGCCGGGGATCGCGAAGAAGCTGGCGCGCGGCAAGCCGTTGCCGCCGGGCATCGCCAAAAAGGTGGCGCCCGTCGAACTGCGCCAGCGGGTGCCGGTGTGCATGAACGGCTGGGAGTGCATCCTGGCCGGCGCGGACATGCTGATCCTGGATGCGGTGCACGGCACCATCGCCGACATCGTCCGCGGCGTGGTTCGTTAA
- a CDS encoding diacylglycerol/lipid kinase family protein, translating into MPETSSPAAATRRRLLVIHNPVAGARRARRLGVVLDLLEQRHGAAVTLRATGGRGDAEAMARTVAPGVFDAVVAAGGDGTINEVVNGLGARGHGETTIPLGIVPLGTANVLAHELDLPLDAEGVARVLAEGRPLPVHLGVANGRAFAMMAGAGLDARVVERVDARLKRLIGKGAYAVETLARIAAGGGGPYRVAVDGAEPVDVASVIVAKGHFYGGRFVCAPDARLADPRLHVCLFPRAGRGNALRYLWGVTAGRLPRFPDYRILPARRVVIDGPAGEPVQGDGDVIARLPVEIALAPWVLPVLAP; encoded by the coding sequence GTGCCTGAGACGTCGAGTCCGGCCGCGGCGACCCGGCGTCGTCTTCTGGTCATCCACAACCCGGTGGCCGGCGCCCGCCGGGCGCGCCGTCTGGGCGTGGTGCTGGACCTGCTGGAGCAGCGCCACGGGGCTGCGGTGACGCTTCGGGCCACCGGCGGGCGCGGCGACGCGGAGGCGATGGCCCGTACGGTGGCGCCCGGCGTCTTCGACGCGGTGGTCGCCGCGGGCGGCGACGGCACCATCAACGAGGTGGTCAACGGGCTGGGCGCGCGCGGACATGGGGAGACGACGATCCCCTTGGGCATCGTGCCGCTGGGCACCGCCAACGTGCTGGCCCATGAGCTGGACCTGCCGCTGGACGCGGAGGGCGTGGCGCGGGTGCTGGCGGAGGGGCGCCCACTGCCGGTGCATCTGGGTGTGGCGAATGGCCGCGCCTTCGCCATGATGGCCGGCGCCGGCCTGGATGCCCGGGTGGTCGAGCGGGTTGACGCGCGGCTGAAGCGGCTGATCGGCAAGGGTGCCTATGCGGTGGAAACGCTGGCCCGGATCGCCGCGGGCGGCGGCGGTCCCTACCGCGTGGCGGTGGATGGCGCGGAGCCGGTGGACGTCGCCTCCGTCATCGTCGCCAAGGGGCATTTCTACGGGGGGCGCTTCGTCTGCGCGCCCGACGCCCGGCTGGCCGACCCGCGGCTGCACGTCTGCCTGTTTCCGCGGGCAGGGCGGGGGAACGCCCTGCGCTACCTGTGGGGCGTCACCGCCGGGCGGCTGCCGCGATTCCCCGACTACCGCATCCTGCCCGCCCGCCGCGTGGTCATCGACGGGCCGGCGGGGGAGCCCGTGCAGGGCGACGGCGACGTGATCGCCCGTTTGCCGGTGGAGATCGCGCTGGCTCCCTGGGTCTTGCCGGTGCTGGCGCCCTGA
- a CDS encoding UDP-2,3-diacylglucosamine diphosphatase: MSASRDVKQYRSIWISDVHLGTRGCKAEYLLDFLKQNESEHLYLVGDIVDGWRLRKAWYWPQAHNDVVQKILRRARKGVQVYYIPGNHDEAARDYAGLQFGGVHVVEEWIHVTADGRRLLVTHGDRFDVVVKYARWLAFIGDNAYVTLLQANTLFNWVRRKLGFPYWSLSAFLKHKTKTAVEFIGNYETALGDEARRRKVDGVVCGHIHTAEIRDMEGILYCNDGDWVESCTALVEHPCGRLEIIDWAADIRRRTATTLPARLPAKEKTEKEKAAKESVAA; encoded by the coding sequence ATGAGCGCATCACGCGACGTCAAGCAGTACCGCAGCATCTGGATCTCCGACGTCCATCTGGGGACGCGGGGGTGCAAGGCGGAGTATCTTCTCGATTTCCTGAAGCAGAACGAGTCCGAGCACCTCTATCTCGTCGGCGACATCGTGGACGGCTGGCGCCTGCGCAAGGCGTGGTACTGGCCACAGGCGCACAACGACGTGGTGCAGAAGATCCTGCGCCGGGCGCGCAAGGGCGTGCAGGTCTATTACATCCCCGGCAACCACGACGAGGCCGCCCGCGACTACGCCGGCCTGCAGTTCGGCGGCGTTCATGTGGTGGAGGAGTGGATCCACGTCACCGCCGACGGGCGGCGGCTGCTGGTCACCCACGGCGACCGCTTCGACGTGGTGGTGAAGTACGCCCGCTGGCTGGCCTTCATCGGCGACAACGCCTACGTGACCCTGCTCCAGGCCAACACGCTGTTCAACTGGGTCCGCCGCAAGCTGGGCTTCCCCTACTGGTCGCTGTCCGCCTTCCTGAAGCACAAGACGAAGACGGCGGTCGAATTCATCGGCAACTACGAGACCGCCCTCGGCGACGAGGCCCGGCGCCGCAAGGTGGACGGGGTCGTCTGCGGCCACATCCACACCGCGGAAATCCGCGACATGGAAGGAATCCTCTATTGCAACGACGGCGACTGGGTCGAGTCCTGCACCGCCTTGGTCGAGCATCCCTGCGGCCGGCTGGAGATCATCGACTGGGCGGCGGACATCCGCCGGCGCACCGCAACGACGCTCCCCGCCCGCCTTCCGGCAAAGGAGAAGACGGAGAAGGAGAAGGCGGCCAAGGAGTCGGTTGCGGCGTGA
- a CDS encoding glycosyltransferase family 4 protein has translation MNILIVSDAWLPQVNGVVRTIGTVRSELEAMGHRVEVIGPDRFRTVPMPTYPEIRLALGAGRRLAAMIDALRPDCIHIATEGPLGFAARRYCLARGKPFTTAYHTRFPEYVRDRAPVPLALSYAVVRRFHRPSSAVMVATPSIESDLAARGFTNIRRWTRGVDTELFRPRAKGFLALPRPIALYVGRVAVEKNLEEFLRLDLPGSKLVVGDGPARAELQQKYPEVHWAGARHGEELAQHYAAADVFVFPSRTDTFGLVLLEALASGVPVAAYPVPGPLDVVDGSGAGCLDEDLKGAIERALTIPPEHCRDHALNFSWRRSAEQFLANLRPFT, from the coding sequence GTGAACATCCTGATCGTCTCCGACGCCTGGCTCCCCCAGGTCAACGGCGTGGTGCGCACCATCGGCACCGTCCGTTCGGAACTGGAGGCCATGGGCCACCGTGTGGAGGTGATCGGCCCCGACCGCTTCCGCACCGTGCCCATGCCCACCTACCCGGAAATCCGACTGGCGCTTGGCGCGGGGCGGCGGTTGGCGGCGATGATCGACGCGCTGCGCCCCGACTGCATCCACATCGCCACCGAAGGGCCGCTGGGCTTCGCCGCCCGGCGCTACTGCCTCGCCCGCGGCAAGCCCTTCACCACCGCCTACCACACCCGCTTTCCCGAATATGTGCGCGACCGGGCGCCGGTCCCGCTGGCGCTCAGCTACGCGGTGGTGCGCCGGTTCCACAGGCCCTCCTCGGCAGTGATGGTGGCGACGCCGTCCATCGAGAGCGACCTCGCCGCCCGCGGCTTCACCAACATCCGGCGCTGGACCCGCGGTGTCGACACCGAGCTGTTCCGCCCCCGCGCCAAGGGCTTTCTGGCGCTGCCCCGCCCCATCGCCCTCTATGTCGGGCGCGTCGCGGTGGAGAAGAACCTCGAGGAGTTTCTGAGGCTCGACCTGCCGGGCAGCAAGCTGGTGGTCGGCGATGGCCCGGCCCGCGCGGAGCTTCAGCAGAAATATCCGGAGGTCCATTGGGCCGGCGCCCGCCATGGCGAGGAGCTGGCCCAGCATTACGCCGCGGCGGATGTCTTCGTCTTTCCGTCGCGCACCGACACCTTCGGCCTGGTGCTGCTGGAGGCGCTGGCCTCGGGCGTGCCGGTGGCCGCCTACCCGGTGCCCGGCCCGCTGGACGTGGTCGACGGCTCCGGCGCCGGCTGCCTGGACGAGGATCTCAAGGGGGCGATCGAGCGCGCCCTGACCATCCCGCCGGAACACTGCCGGGACCATGCCCTGAACTTCTCCTGGCGCCGCTCCGCCGAACAGTTCCTGGCGAACCTGCGCCCGTTCACCTGA
- a CDS encoding globin-coupled sensor protein, with translation MAGVQERDGQENRLRAFNITEADIARLRANRDFAQHRLPVLLEQWHSAFAAWPEIRDALTLPDVHAARVAHWTRVVSGDFGPGFLESAHRLAKAFYDHGVPGYAVAICHHTVSSGIARELGLDAAEGRGSLFGSRKAAERAALRDTLGRVAWLDLEVLLETYAAAEQESKRAILKQVADSLEGSVSGIADNTVAASDEMKGNAQRMAQIAAATNRQSLAVAAAAEQASANVQTVAAASEQLTSSIGEISRQVAQSSQIARGAVAEAERTNATVNGLVDAAQKIGAVLQLINSIAGQTNLLALNATIEAARAGEAGKGFAVVAQEVKNLANQTAKATEDISAQIASIQEVARGSAEALSGIGATIGSINDIVITVSAAVEQQTAATQEIVRNVQEAARGTRSVTDTIGAVTKGASETGSLAEEVLGAAGNLHCESDRLRESVDLFMQRIRAA, from the coding sequence ATGGCGGGCGTACAGGAACGTGACGGCCAGGAAAACCGGCTCCGTGCCTTCAACATCACCGAAGCGGACATCGCGCGTTTGCGCGCCAACCGGGACTTCGCGCAGCACCGTCTGCCCGTGCTGCTGGAACAATGGCACAGCGCCTTCGCGGCTTGGCCGGAAATCCGCGACGCCCTGACCCTGCCCGACGTCCACGCCGCGCGCGTCGCCCACTGGACCCGCGTGGTCTCGGGCGACTTCGGCCCGGGCTTCCTGGAGTCCGCCCATCGGCTGGCCAAGGCTTTCTACGACCACGGTGTGCCGGGCTATGCGGTGGCCATCTGCCACCACACGGTATCCAGCGGCATCGCCCGCGAACTGGGCCTCGACGCGGCGGAGGGCCGCGGATCGCTGTTCGGGTCGCGGAAGGCGGCGGAGCGGGCAGCCCTGCGCGACACGCTGGGACGGGTCGCGTGGCTCGACCTCGAAGTGCTGCTGGAGACCTACGCGGCGGCCGAGCAGGAGAGCAAGCGCGCCATCCTGAAACAGGTCGCCGACAGCCTGGAGGGCAGCGTCAGCGGCATCGCCGACAACACGGTGGCCGCGTCGGACGAGATGAAGGGCAACGCCCAGCGCATGGCGCAGATCGCCGCCGCCACCAACCGCCAGTCGCTCGCCGTCGCCGCCGCCGCCGAGCAGGCGTCGGCCAACGTGCAGACGGTCGCCGCCGCGTCGGAGCAGCTCACCAGCTCCATCGGCGAGATCAGCCGGCAGGTCGCCCAGTCCTCGCAGATCGCCCGCGGCGCGGTGGCCGAGGCGGAGCGGACCAACGCCACGGTGAACGGTCTGGTCGACGCCGCGCAGAAGATCGGCGCGGTGCTCCAGCTCATCAACAGCATCGCCGGGCAGACCAACCTGCTGGCGCTGAACGCGACGATCGAGGCGGCCCGCGCCGGCGAGGCCGGCAAGGGCTTCGCGGTGGTCGCGCAGGAGGTCAAGAACCTCGCCAACCAGACCGCCAAGGCGACGGAGGACATCTCCGCCCAGATCGCCAGCATCCAGGAGGTGGCGCGCGGCTCCGCCGAGGCGCTGAGCGGCATCGGCGCCACCATCGGCAGCATCAACGACATCGTCATCACCGTTTCCGCCGCGGTGGAGCAGCAGACCGCCGCCACCCAGGAGATCGTCCGCAACGTGCAGGAGGCGGCCCGCGGAACCCGCAGCGTGACCGACACCATCGGGGCGGTGACCAAAGGGGCGTCGGAGACCGGCAGCCTCGCCGAGGAGGTGCTGGGGGCCGCCGGCAATCTGCACTGCGAGTCCGACCGCCTGCGCGAGAGCGTGGACCTGTTCATGCAGCGCATCCGCGCCGCGTGA
- a CDS encoding 3-deoxy-D-manno-octulosonic acid transferase, translating into MLQSLYRGLTTLAGPAVRLYLDRRLAAGKEDSARREERFGTAARPRPPGRLAWIHAASVGEANSVLVLIDRLLAETPDLTVLMTTGTVTSAELMGRRLPKRAFHQYVPVDLPAAVDRFLDHWRPDLVLWTESEIWPNLLGAVRARGIPAALVNARMSERSFNRWRCASGLITPLLSTFQVTLAQSEEDADRLRRLGARGVVSVGNLKFSAEPPPADPAALAALRAACTGRPVWLLASTHPGEDELAAAVHDALAERLPGLLTLLIPRHAHRGPDIAALLRQRGLTVSRRGEGALPAAADAVHIADTMGEMGLFYRLAPVVCMGGSFVPHGGQNPVEPALLGCAVLYGPHMWNFTEITRQLEAAGGALPVAGTEALPDAVGRLLSDEAARARVAAGATAVTEGNRRIVDRALAALAPVLGVGSVRPAA; encoded by the coding sequence ATGCTTCAGTCACTCTACCGCGGCCTGACGACCCTCGCCGGGCCGGCGGTTCGTCTGTATCTCGACCGGCGGCTGGCCGCCGGCAAGGAGGACTCCGCCCGCCGGGAGGAACGCTTCGGCACGGCCGCGCGCCCGCGCCCACCCGGACGGCTCGCCTGGATTCACGCGGCCAGCGTGGGGGAGGCCAACTCCGTCCTCGTCCTCATCGACCGCCTGCTCGCCGAGACGCCGGACCTGACGGTCCTGATGACCACCGGCACGGTCACCTCGGCGGAGCTGATGGGCCGCCGCCTGCCGAAGCGTGCCTTCCACCAGTATGTGCCGGTGGATCTGCCCGCCGCGGTCGACCGCTTCCTCGACCATTGGCGCCCCGATCTGGTGCTGTGGACGGAATCGGAGATCTGGCCGAACCTGCTCGGCGCCGTTCGGGCGCGCGGCATTCCGGCGGCGCTGGTCAACGCCCGCATGTCGGAACGCTCCTTCAACCGCTGGCGCTGCGCGTCGGGGCTGATCACGCCGCTGCTTTCGACCTTCCAGGTCACGCTGGCCCAGTCGGAGGAGGACGCCGACCGGCTGCGCCGTCTCGGCGCGCGGGGCGTCGTCAGCGTCGGCAACCTGAAATTCTCCGCCGAGCCGCCGCCCGCCGATCCCGCGGCTCTGGCGGCGCTGCGCGCGGCCTGCACCGGGCGTCCCGTCTGGCTGCTCGCCAGCACCCACCCCGGCGAGGACGAGTTGGCCGCCGCGGTGCATGACGCGCTGGCCGAGCGCCTGCCCGGCCTGCTGACCCTGCTGATCCCCCGCCACGCCCACCGCGGCCCCGACATCGCGGCGCTGCTGCGCCAGCGCGGCCTGACCGTCTCGCGCCGCGGCGAGGGCGCCCTGCCCGCCGCCGCGGACGCCGTGCACATCGCCGACACGATGGGGGAGATGGGGCTGTTCTACCGGCTGGCCCCGGTGGTCTGCATGGGCGGTTCCTTCGTCCCCCACGGCGGCCAGAACCCGGTGGAACCGGCCCTGCTCGGTTGCGCCGTCCTCTACGGCCCGCACATGTGGAACTTCACGGAGATCACCCGCCAGCTCGAAGCCGCCGGGGGCGCCCTGCCGGTGGCCGGGACGGAAGCGCTGCCCGACGCGGTCGGGCGCCTGCTGAGCGACGAAGCCGCCCGCGCCCGCGTCGCCGCCGGCGCGACGGCGGTGACCGAGGGCAACCGGCGGATCGTCGACCGCGCCCTGGCCGCGCTCGCCCCTGTCCTCGGCGTCGGCAGCGTCCGGCCCGCGGCATGA
- the lpxK gene encoding tetraacyldisaccharide 4'-kinase, whose translation MRTPGFWYGSGGAAGAALGWALAPLGALYGLAGRLRMAAGRPERTPAPVLCVGNLVAGGAGKTPVCIAVAEALRARGVAPTFLTRGHGGRERGPLAVDLGVHDSAAVGDEALLLAAHGPCWVARDRAAGARAAIAAGASVLVMDDGFQNPGLFKDFSLIVVDGAVGFGNGHLIPAGPLREPVERGLARAGAVVVVGEDRAGVERRVAGTLPLLHARLEPVEEARALAGRTVLAFAGIGRPEKFFATLEALGARVVERAAFADHHPYRPEEVMALIDRANALGALPVTTVKDAVRLPEPLRALVRAVPVRAVWQDPAALDRLLGPLLTALPTGVPNG comes from the coding sequence ATGAGGACTCCCGGCTTCTGGTACGGGTCCGGCGGAGCCGCCGGGGCGGCCCTGGGCTGGGCGCTCGCCCCGCTGGGCGCGCTCTACGGGCTGGCCGGGCGGCTGCGCATGGCGGCGGGGCGGCCGGAGCGGACCCCGGCACCGGTCCTCTGCGTCGGCAATCTGGTGGCGGGCGGCGCCGGCAAGACGCCGGTCTGCATCGCCGTGGCCGAGGCCCTGCGCGCCCGCGGCGTGGCACCCACCTTCCTCACCCGCGGCCATGGCGGGCGCGAGCGCGGCCCGCTGGCCGTCGACCTCGGCGTCCACGATTCGGCCGCGGTGGGCGACGAGGCGCTGCTGCTGGCCGCCCATGGCCCTTGCTGGGTGGCGCGCGACCGCGCCGCCGGGGCGCGGGCGGCCATCGCCGCGGGGGCCTCCGTCCTGGTGATGGACGACGGCTTCCAGAATCCCGGCCTCTTCAAGGATTTCTCGTTGATCGTGGTGGATGGGGCGGTGGGCTTCGGCAACGGCCACCTCATCCCCGCCGGCCCCCTGCGCGAGCCGGTGGAGCGCGGGCTGGCCCGCGCCGGAGCCGTCGTCGTCGTGGGCGAGGACCGCGCCGGGGTGGAGCGCCGCGTCGCCGGCACCCTGCCCCTCCTGCACGCCCGGCTGGAGCCGGTCGAGGAGGCCCGTGCCCTGGCCGGGCGGACGGTCCTGGCCTTCGCCGGCATCGGGCGGCCCGAAAAGTTCTTCGCGACGCTGGAGGCGCTGGGCGCCCGCGTGGTGGAGCGCGCCGCCTTCGCCGACCACCATCCCTACCGTCCCGAGGAGGTGATGGCCCTGATCGACCGCGCCAACGCGCTGGGCGCCCTGCCGGTCACCACCGTGAAGGACGCCGTCCGCCTGCCCGAGCCCCTGCGCGCCCTGGTCCGGGCGGTGCCGGTGCGCGCCGTCTGGCAGGACCCCGCCGCCCTCGACCGCCTGCTCGGCCCCCTTCTGACCGCGCTTCCGACTGGAGTTCCCAATGGCTAA
- a CDS encoding lipid A biosynthesis lauroyl acyltransferase: MAKPRGPLVSWLTRRVGYPLEAVLVHGFCGLFRALPVDRASALGGWIGRTIGPRLRGTRTARRNLERAFPEKSRAEIDAIIRGMWDNLGRVIAEYPHLDAIGEYGPGGRTEVIGAEHIDALREDGKAGILVSGHFANWEVQSVTSRKMGVELGLVYRAPNNPYVGALLTELRGAASGTHIPKGSDGARTLIRVLTKGGHVGMLIDQKLNDGMPVPFFGRDAMTAPAAAQLALRLGIPLVPARTERLDGARFRITVLPPVEPPNSGDRNADVRILMERLNALLEQWIRERPAEWLWLHRRWPD; this comes from the coding sequence ATGGCTAAGCCGCGCGGCCCCCTGGTATCCTGGCTGACCCGCCGGGTCGGCTACCCGCTGGAGGCCGTCCTCGTCCATGGCTTCTGCGGCCTGTTCCGCGCCCTTCCGGTGGACCGCGCCTCGGCGCTCGGCGGCTGGATCGGGCGGACCATCGGCCCGCGCCTGCGCGGCACCCGCACCGCCCGCCGCAACCTGGAGCGCGCCTTCCCCGAAAAGTCCCGCGCGGAGATCGACGCGATCATCCGCGGCATGTGGGACAATCTGGGCCGCGTCATCGCCGAATACCCGCACCTCGACGCCATCGGCGAATACGGCCCCGGCGGGCGGACCGAGGTGATCGGGGCGGAGCACATCGACGCCCTGCGCGAGGACGGCAAGGCCGGCATCCTCGTCTCCGGCCATTTCGCCAACTGGGAGGTGCAGTCCGTCACCTCGCGCAAGATGGGCGTGGAACTGGGGCTGGTCTATCGCGCGCCCAACAACCCCTATGTCGGCGCCCTGCTGACCGAGCTGCGCGGCGCCGCCTCCGGCACACACATCCCCAAAGGGTCGGACGGCGCCCGCACGCTGATCCGGGTGCTGACCAAGGGCGGGCACGTCGGCATGCTGATCGACCAGAAGCTGAACGACGGCATGCCCGTCCCCTTCTTCGGGCGCGACGCCATGACCGCCCCGGCGGCCGCACAGCTCGCCCTGCGGCTGGGCATCCCGCTGGTGCCGGCGCGGACCGAGCGTCTGGACGGCGCGCGCTTCCGCATCACCGTCCTGCCGCCGGTGGAGCCGCCGAACAGCGGCGACCGCAACGCTGATGTGCGGATTTTGATGGAGCGCCTAAACGCCCTGTTGGAGCAATGGATTCGCGAGCGCCCCGCCGAATGGCTCTGGCTGCACCGGCGCTGGCCCGACTGA
- a CDS encoding LysE family translocator: protein MALAAPALARLTEKVSMALPLDPHLLQLYLVAALVLTLAPGPDSLLVLSRSVMDGRNAGVVATAGITLGNLIHALLAAAGISALVAASPALFDVLRYAGGAYLGWIGGRALWSALRTGFGRRGEAAEATAKPESAPAHRVFLQALLTNLLNPKVILFYLAFVPQFVAPALGHVALQIFLLGAILGVIGGLYLLGVAALSAGAARRALSSARVRAVLDGVAGVLFLGFALRLLLTDRRIA from the coding sequence ATGGCTCTGGCTGCACCGGCGCTGGCCCGACTGACGGAGAAGGTTTCCATGGCCCTGCCGCTCGACCCGCATCTGCTTCAGCTCTACCTCGTCGCGGCGCTGGTCCTGACGCTGGCGCCGGGACCGGATTCCCTGCTCGTCCTGTCGCGCAGCGTGATGGACGGGCGCAACGCCGGGGTGGTCGCCACCGCCGGCATCACGCTGGGCAACCTGATCCACGCGCTGCTCGCCGCCGCCGGCATCTCGGCGCTGGTCGCCGCCTCGCCGGCCCTGTTCGACGTGCTGCGCTACGCCGGCGGCGCCTATCTGGGCTGGATCGGCGGGCGGGCGCTGTGGAGCGCCCTGCGCACCGGCTTCGGCCGCCGCGGCGAAGCGGCGGAGGCCACGGCCAAGCCCGAGTCGGCCCCGGCGCACCGCGTCTTCCTCCAGGCGCTGCTGACCAATCTGCTGAACCCGAAGGTCATCCTCTTCTATCTCGCCTTCGTGCCGCAATTCGTCGCACCGGCGCTCGGCCACGTCGCGCTGCAGATCTTCCTGCTCGGCGCGATCCTCGGCGTCATCGGCGGCCTCTACCTGCTGGGGGTCGCGGCGCTCAGCGCAGGTGCGGCGCGGCGCGCCCTGTCGAGCGCGCGGGTGCGGGCGGTGCTGGACGGCGTCGCGGGGGTGCTGTTCCTGGGCTTCGCGCTGCGCCTGCTGCTGACCGACCGGCGCATCGCCTGA